A genome region from Gossypium hirsutum isolate 1008001.06 chromosome A04, Gossypium_hirsutum_v2.1, whole genome shotgun sequence includes the following:
- the LOC107949228 gene encoding AT-hook motif nuclear-localized protein 25 isoform X2 yields MESGAGSRYVHHLLGPELQLQRSSEPQFNSPEKQGTTDHPSAATTSSGGGSTTSGRRPRGRPAGSKNKPKSPIIVARDSPNSLRSHVLEISSGSDIVDSVSDYARRRGRGVCVLSGTGAVTNVTLRQPAAPPGSVVTLHGRFEILSLTGTSLPPPAPPGAGGLTVYLAGVQGQVVGGSVVGPLMASGPVVLMAASFANAVYDRLPLEEEDPPTVHEQQPAASQSSGLTGSGGGNNNNCGTTGTGVGGGGGGVPFYNLGPNMGTYPFPGL; encoded by the exons ATGGAATCCGGTGCCGGTTCTCGTTATGTTCATCATCTACTTGGACCGGAGCTTCAGCTTCAAAGATCATCGGAACCCCAATTCAACTCGCCGGAGAAACAAGGAACAACAGATCATCCTAGCGCAGCCACTACAAGCTCTGGAGGAGGAAGTACCACGTCGGGAAGAAGACCTAGAGGACGTCCAGCGGGATCCAAGAACAAGCCGAAATCACCCATAATCGTTGCTCGCGACAGTCCGAACTCGTTGAGATCCCACGTGCTCGAAATCTCTTCCGGTTCAGACATAGTTGACTCGGTGTCGGACTACGCACGGCGGCGCGGCCGTGGCGTTTGTGTACTCAGCGGGACCGGTGCCGTCACGAATGTCACGTTAAGGCAACCGGCTGCTCCACCTGGAAGTGTCGTAACACTACACGGTCGGTTCGAGATTTTATCTTTAACCGGGACTTCTCTCCCACCGCCAGCACCGCCTGGAGCTGGTGGATTGACGGTTTATCTCGCCGGCGTTCAAGGTCAAGTAGTCGGAGGAAGCGTGGTGGGACCGTTAATGGCTTCAGGTCCAGTCGTATTAATGGCTGCATCGTTCGCCAATGCAGTTTACGATAGGTTACCTCTCGAAGAAGAAGACCCACCAACCGTTCACGAACAACAACCAGCAGCTTCACAATCATCCGGATTAACCGGCAGTGGCGGCGGAAACAACAACAACTGTGGAACAACCGGAACCGGCGTAGGCGGCGGCGGCGGCGGGGTTCCTTTCTATAATTTGGGACCAAACATGGGAACTTATCCATTTCCAG GATTATGA
- the LOC107949228 gene encoding AT-hook motif nuclear-localized protein 25 isoform X1, giving the protein MESGAGSRYVHHLLGPELQLQRSSEPQFNSPEKQGTTDHPSAATTSSGGGSTTSGRRPRGRPAGSKNKPKSPIIVARDSPNSLRSHVLEISSGSDIVDSVSDYARRRGRGVCVLSGTGAVTNVTLRQPAAPPGSVVTLHGRFEILSLTGTSLPPPAPPGAGGLTVYLAGVQGQVVGGSVVGPLMASGPVVLMAASFANAVYDRLPLEEEDPPTVHEQQPAASQSSGLTGSGGGNNNNCGTTGTGVGGGGGGVPFYNLGPNMGTYPFPGDVYGWSGSATRPPL; this is encoded by the coding sequence ATGGAATCCGGTGCCGGTTCTCGTTATGTTCATCATCTACTTGGACCGGAGCTTCAGCTTCAAAGATCATCGGAACCCCAATTCAACTCGCCGGAGAAACAAGGAACAACAGATCATCCTAGCGCAGCCACTACAAGCTCTGGAGGAGGAAGTACCACGTCGGGAAGAAGACCTAGAGGACGTCCAGCGGGATCCAAGAACAAGCCGAAATCACCCATAATCGTTGCTCGCGACAGTCCGAACTCGTTGAGATCCCACGTGCTCGAAATCTCTTCCGGTTCAGACATAGTTGACTCGGTGTCGGACTACGCACGGCGGCGCGGCCGTGGCGTTTGTGTACTCAGCGGGACCGGTGCCGTCACGAATGTCACGTTAAGGCAACCGGCTGCTCCACCTGGAAGTGTCGTAACACTACACGGTCGGTTCGAGATTTTATCTTTAACCGGGACTTCTCTCCCACCGCCAGCACCGCCTGGAGCTGGTGGATTGACGGTTTATCTCGCCGGCGTTCAAGGTCAAGTAGTCGGAGGAAGCGTGGTGGGACCGTTAATGGCTTCAGGTCCAGTCGTATTAATGGCTGCATCGTTCGCCAATGCAGTTTACGATAGGTTACCTCTCGAAGAAGAAGACCCACCAACCGTTCACGAACAACAACCAGCAGCTTCACAATCATCCGGATTAACCGGCAGTGGCGGCGGAAACAACAACAACTGTGGAACAACCGGAACCGGCGTAGGCGGCGGCGGCGGCGGGGTTCCTTTCTATAATTTGGGACCAAACATGGGAACTTATCCATTTCCAGGTGATGTATACGGTTGGAGTGGTAGTGCAACGAGACCTCCCTTATAa
- the LOC107949229 gene encoding 3-hydroxy-3-methylglutaryl-coenzyme A reductase 1-like, producing MEARWRSSAKPVQAPKTTKTVSFEEVSGKASSSEALPLSLHLTNAVFFSLFFSVVYFLLSRWREKIRTSTPLHLVNLSEIVAIFAFIASFVYLLGFFGIDFVQSLILRPSTDLWNSEDEEENEALLRKEDARKIPCGQALDCSVTSAPIISAQKVVDEKLVKLTTEEDEEIIKAIVAGTTPSYSLESKLGDCKRAASIRREALGRITGKSLSGLPLDGFDYESILGQCCEMPIGYVQIPVGIAWPLLLNGKEYSVPMATTEGCLVASTNRGCKAIHLSGGASSVLLKDGMTRAPVVRFGTAKRAADLKFYLEDPENFETLAVVFNRSSRFARLQGIKCVIAGKNLYLRFTCSTGDAMGMNMVSKGVQNVLDFLQTDFPDMDVIGISGNFCSDKKPAAVNWIEGRGKSVVCEAIIKGDVVRKVLKTSVESLVELNMLKNLTGSAMAGALGGFNAHASNIVSAVYIATGQDPAQNIESSHCITMMEAVNEGNDLHISVTMPSIEVGTVGGGTQLASQSACLNLLGVKGASQESPGANSRRLATIVAGAVLAGELSLMSALAAGQLVKSHMKYNRLSKDVSKTSS from the exons ATGGAGGCCCGCTGGAGATCGTCGGCTAAACCCGTTCAAGCTCCGAAAACAACGAAAACGGTTTCTTTTGAGGAAGTTTCCGGCAAAGCCTCCTCCTCCGAAGCATTGCCTCTCTCTTTACATCTAACGAATGCTGTGTTCTTCTCGCTGTTTTTCTCTGTggtttattttcttctttcccGTTGGCGTGAAAAGATCCGTACTTCCACGCCCCTTCACCTCGTCAACCTTTCAGAGATCGTCGCGATTTTCGCTTTTATCGCCTCGTTTGTTTATCTTTTGGGGTTCTTCGGGATTGATTTTGTTCAGTCTTTGATCCTCCGACCGTCGACTGACCTTTGGAATTCCGAGGACGAAGAGGAAAATGAAGCTTTGCTTCGTAAAGAAGATGCTCGTAAAATCCCTTGTGGCCAAGCTCTTGATTGTTCGGTAACCTCGGCACCAATTATATCTGCCCAGAAAGTGGTCGATGAAAAGCTTGTGAAATTAACAACCgaggaagatgaagaaataaTTAAAGCCATTGTGGCGGGAACAACTCCTTCATATTCTTTGGAATCCAAATTAGGTGATTGCAAGAGAGCGGCTTCCATCAGGCGTGAGGCATTAGGGAGAATAACCGGGAAGTCGTTATCGGGATTACCCTTGGATGGATTCGATTATGAGTCAATTTTAGGACAATGTTGTGAGATGCCGATTGGGTACGTACAGATTCCCGTGGGAATTGCTTGGCCGTTGTTGCTTAATGGAAAAGAGTACTCGGTTCCTATGGCAACCACGGAGGGTTGCTTGGTGGCTAGCACTAATAGGGGATGTAAGGCTATTCATTTGTCTGGTGGTGCTTCTAGTGTTCTATTGAAAGATGGGATGACTAGAGCTCCTGTTGTAAGGTTCGGCACCGCCAAAAGGGCAGCtgatttaaagttttatttggaGGATCCTGAAAATTTTGAGACCTTGGCTGTTGTTTTTAACAg ATCAAGTAGATTTGCTAGGCTTCAAGGTATTAAATGTGTCATTGCAGGGAAGAATCTTTATTTGAGATTCACCTGCAGTACTGGCGATGCTATGGGGATGAACATGGTTTCAAAGGGTGTCCAAAACGTTTTGGATTTCCTTCAAACTGATTTCCCTGACATGGATGTCATTGGCATCTCTG GAAACTTCTGTTCCGACAAGAAGCCCGCGGCGGTAAATTGGATTGAAGGACGAGGCAAATCTGTTGTCTGCGAGGCCATCATTAAGGGTGATGTGGTGAGGAAAGTCTTGAAGACTAGTGTGGAATCCCTTGTGGAGCTTAACATGCTTAAGAACCTTACAGGATCCGCCATGGCCGGAGCTTTGGGTGGATTCAATGCCCATGCTAGTAACATTGTCTCTGCAGTTTACATTGCCACTGGTCAAGATCCGGCTCAAAACATCGAGAGCTCTCATTGCATCACGATGATGGAAGCTGTCAACGAGGGCAATGACCTTCACATCTCTGTTACGATGCCTTCCATCGAG GTTGGCACGGTTGGTGGTGGAACTCAACTTGCATCTCAGTCAGCATGTTTGAACCTGCTAGGGGTGAAAGGTGCTAGCCAAGAGTCACCAGGTGCAAACTCAAGACGGCTTGCAACCATAGTAGCTGGTGCAGTCCTTGCAGGGGAGCTGTCACTCATGTCAGCACTGGCAGCTGGGCAACTAGTTAAGAGCCATATGAAGTACAATAGGTTGAGTAAGGATGTTTCCAAAACTTCTTCTTAG